One window of the Chitinophaga niabensis genome contains the following:
- a CDS encoding RagB/SusD family nutrient uptake outer membrane protein, with protein sequence MKRYQINTTARAWCMFILCLLGITNEGCNKYLDVTPENVGTIDYAFRNRNEAENYLFTCYNNLQQMSNVLGDPGFTTSAEIVYPNDLSERPIADEGFQLIRGTTQNISNPILNYWDGSNMAPNIFQAIRRCNIMLENIDKPIDLSEEEKARWIAETKFLKGYYHYFLARMYGPVPIYKVNQNVTAPIEEIRVKRAPVDSVFNYAVQLMDEAIPDLPVQIANIQQEMGRITKVIALSVKAEILATQASPLFNGNPDYARFKNKDGEVLFSATADPAKWQRAAAACKAAIDEAVSLNMKLYTFIQPANLPVLTDSLRKVLTIQNAVTEKWDFNAEVIWALNGTFGYQNFCIPRLTTKAVENSTAAAGSFTVPLSTTDLFYTDNGVPINEDKTWDYGRRFELQTGDNANKYFIKSGYTTIRNNFKREVRYYANIGFDGGVWFGNGVTDQNNPLYIEAKGPDSKAGPKDRVRINMLAMWPKKLVNYLTVFNEGVQQSAFRLPRTRLADLYLLYAECLNEASGPSPDVYNYIDLVRQRAGLKGVVESWAQFSSAPNKPTTKEGLREIIHRERRVELCFEGKAGWDLRRWKEMLTVLAPPIQGWSIFQKTNSNFYTLQTLFIPGMTVRDYFWPLSDAALSNNPNLVQTLYW encoded by the coding sequence ATGAAGCGCTATCAAATAAATACAACAGCCCGTGCGTGGTGCATGTTTATACTGTGTTTGCTGGGGATCACAAATGAAGGCTGCAATAAATACCTGGATGTTACCCCGGAGAATGTAGGCACCATAGACTATGCTTTCCGGAACAGGAACGAAGCAGAGAACTACCTGTTCACCTGTTACAATAACCTGCAGCAAATGAGCAATGTGCTGGGTGATCCTGGCTTTACTACATCGGCAGAGATCGTTTATCCCAATGATCTGTCTGAAAGACCTATTGCTGATGAAGGCTTCCAGCTGATCAGGGGAACAACACAGAATATCTCCAATCCTATCCTCAATTACTGGGATGGCAGCAATATGGCACCCAATATCTTCCAGGCTATCCGCCGCTGCAACATCATGCTGGAGAACATCGATAAACCTATTGATCTCTCTGAGGAAGAAAAAGCAAGATGGATTGCGGAAACAAAATTCCTGAAAGGATATTACCATTATTTCCTCGCCAGGATGTATGGCCCCGTTCCCATCTATAAAGTGAATCAAAACGTTACGGCCCCGATAGAAGAGATCAGGGTGAAAAGGGCGCCGGTGGATTCCGTATTCAATTACGCTGTTCAGCTGATGGATGAAGCCATTCCTGATCTGCCGGTGCAGATAGCAAACATTCAACAGGAAATGGGACGGATCACAAAGGTGATCGCTTTATCTGTAAAGGCTGAAATACTGGCTACGCAGGCAAGCCCCTTATTCAATGGTAATCCTGACTATGCAAGGTTTAAGAATAAAGACGGAGAGGTGTTATTCTCTGCAACGGCAGATCCTGCCAAATGGCAACGCGCCGCTGCTGCCTGTAAGGCTGCTATTGATGAAGCAGTCAGCCTCAACATGAAATTATACACCTTCATTCAACCCGCTAACCTGCCGGTGCTGACGGATTCCCTTCGCAAAGTGCTTACCATTCAGAATGCGGTGACCGAGAAGTGGGACTTCAATGCAGAGGTGATCTGGGCACTCAATGGTACCTTCGGTTACCAGAACTTCTGTATTCCCCGCCTTACCACCAAAGCAGTGGAAAACTCAACTGCGGCGGCAGGCAGCTTTACTGTTCCCTTATCCACAACAGATCTTTTCTATACGGACAATGGTGTACCCATCAATGAAGATAAGACCTGGGATTATGGCCGCCGTTTTGAGCTGCAGACAGGTGATAACGCCAACAAGTACTTTATCAAGAGTGGCTACACGACTATCAGAAATAATTTCAAACGTGAAGTACGGTATTATGCCAACATCGGTTTCGATGGTGGTGTATGGTTTGGGAATGGCGTAACAGATCAGAATAACCCCTTGTACATTGAAGCAAAAGGCCCTGATTCAAAGGCAGGTCCTAAAGACCGTGTGCGGATCAATATGCTGGCTATGTGGCCTAAAAAGCTGGTGAATTACCTCACTGTTTTCAATGAAGGTGTGCAGCAATCAGCTTTCCGTTTGCCACGCACCCGCCTGGCAGATCTGTACCTGTTATATGCAGAATGCCTGAACGAGGCCAGTGGGCCTTCTCCGGATGTATATAACTATATAGACCTCGTACGCCAACGCGCAGGCCTCAAAGGTGTGGTGGAATCCTGGGCGCAGTTCAGTTCAGCACCTAATAAGCCAACCACCAAAGAAGGCCTGCGTGAGATCATCCACCGGGAACGCCGGGTGGAATTATGCTTTGAAGGAAAAGCAGGATGGGACCTCAGGAGATGGAAAGAAATGCTTACTGTACTGGCGCCGCCTATACAGGGCTGGAGCATCTTCCAGAAAACCAATAGCAATTTTTACACGCTGCAAACTTTGTTCATACCTGGAATGACTGTAAGGGACTACTTCTGGCCATTGTCAGACGCTGCATTGTCCAATAACCCCAATCTGGTACAAACACTGTATTGGTAA
- a CDS encoding DUF5000 domain-containing lipoprotein, whose translation MNNKYIFLTFTLLLAVIACTKVKDYNDPISGDKTKPGVISNIKVANFNGGSHITYSLPSSGNVLYVKAEYVIDEKTGKKRQTKSSYYSDSIMVQGFAEKKEYSVTLTTVTRSNVESDPVTVKVFPDTPVYKQVAKTIRIQPDFGGLNVQTENVNKKPVGVIVLYKPAGADRYSIYEQKFSDFAALSFSSRGFDTLPKQFAVYITDQWGNNSDTLFQTIKPLFEKELDKSKFFGNALPSDGRIGFGWALSNLWNGNTGGTGWHTVQENVPLPIVCTFGLGVSAKISRFVLYGRSGYEYGHGNPKVFSIWGSDKPAPADQVLPVFAEEGAVLGDWVNMGNYVWPGPPSGAPAASPTATDRAVFNRGMEFNVLFTAPKTRFIRMAVTESWSGATFAHAMEITLFGNTN comes from the coding sequence ATGAATAATAAATATATCTTTTTAACATTCACTCTGTTGCTGGCGGTTATAGCCTGTACCAAAGTAAAGGATTACAATGATCCTATTTCAGGAGATAAAACAAAGCCGGGTGTGATCAGCAATATAAAAGTGGCCAACTTCAACGGTGGCTCTCACATCACTTACAGCCTGCCTTCTTCGGGAAACGTGTTGTATGTGAAAGCGGAATATGTGATCGATGAGAAAACAGGAAAGAAACGGCAGACAAAGTCCAGTTACTACAGTGATAGTATCATGGTACAGGGTTTTGCGGAAAAAAAAGAATACTCAGTAACACTCACCACCGTCACCCGTTCCAATGTAGAATCTGATCCCGTAACGGTAAAGGTTTTTCCGGATACGCCGGTATACAAACAGGTGGCTAAAACTATCAGGATACAACCCGATTTTGGAGGACTCAATGTTCAGACGGAAAACGTCAATAAAAAACCGGTAGGCGTGATTGTGTTGTATAAACCAGCTGGTGCAGACAGGTATTCCATCTATGAGCAAAAGTTCAGTGATTTTGCCGCCCTCAGTTTTTCCTCGCGTGGATTTGACACGCTGCCCAAACAGTTTGCCGTATACATTACGGACCAATGGGGCAACAATTCCGATACGCTTTTTCAAACCATCAAACCCTTGTTTGAAAAAGAGCTGGATAAAAGTAAATTCTTCGGCAATGCCTTACCTAGTGATGGCAGGATAGGTTTCGGATGGGCATTGTCCAATCTGTGGAACGGCAATACCGGTGGTACCGGCTGGCATACGGTACAGGAGAATGTGCCCTTACCCATCGTATGTACTTTTGGATTAGGCGTTTCAGCCAAAATAAGCCGCTTTGTATTATATGGAAGGTCCGGTTATGAATATGGTCATGGAAATCCCAAGGTATTCTCCATATGGGGTTCAGACAAACCAGCTCCCGCAGATCAGGTATTGCCTGTATTTGCAGAAGAAGGAGCCGTATTGGGTGATTGGGTGAACATGGGTAATTATGTATGGCCAGGGCCGCCATCAGGAGCACCCGCTGCTTCACCTACGGCAACAGACAGGGCTGTGTTTAACCGTGGTATGGAATTCAATGTTCTCTTCACGGCGCCTAAAACAAGGTTCATCAGAATGGCCGTTACCGAATCATGGTCAGGCGCCACCTTTGCGCATGCCATGGAAATCACCCTGTTTGGAAATACTAATTAA
- a CDS encoding DUF4998 domain-containing protein, whose protein sequence is MKRSIILLLFTSCLYFSCNKGEVEYKDLLGGNEIIYPGLTGNFKAFQGNLRVKLQWNPSPDPSITKYLIYWNNNTDSMTLTASSNNTQDTISTMITGIGEYVQNFVLYTFDAKGNRSIGQSLSGVRIFGPLYVSSLINRPVDASKPIVVLDPNTYKVFFSKPDTILNTGTSISYLDNLQNPVTLNLNAKTDSVVLNQVKAGTKVAIRSSYVPVRNAVDTFRVAYSDTLTLK, encoded by the coding sequence ATGAAAAGAAGTATCATCCTGCTGCTTTTTACTTCCTGCCTGTATTTCAGCTGTAATAAAGGCGAAGTGGAATACAAGGACCTGTTAGGCGGCAACGAAATAATATATCCGGGCCTCACCGGCAATTTCAAAGCATTCCAGGGAAACCTGCGGGTAAAACTGCAATGGAACCCAAGCCCGGACCCAAGCATAACAAAATATCTTATTTACTGGAATAATAACACAGATTCGATGACGCTGACTGCTTCCAGCAATAATACGCAGGACACGATCAGTACTATGATCACCGGCATTGGAGAGTATGTGCAGAACTTTGTATTGTATACTTTCGATGCTAAAGGGAACAGATCAATAGGGCAATCGCTTTCCGGGGTAAGGATCTTTGGACCCTTATATGTTTCCTCTCTTATCAACCGGCCGGTAGATGCCAGCAAACCAATCGTGGTTTTGGACCCGAATACCTACAAGGTGTTCTTTTCGAAACCGGATACGATACTGAATACAGGCACTTCCATATCCTACCTGGATAACCTGCAGAACCCTGTTACGCTTAACCTGAATGCAAAAACAGATTCTGTTGTGCTGAACCAGGTAAAGGCAGGTACCAAAGTAGCCATACGTTCCTCTTATGTGCCGGTGCGTAATGCCGTGGATACATTTCGTGTGGCGTACAGTGATACCTTAACGCTCAAATAA